In Roseofilum casamattae BLCC-M143, the following are encoded in one genomic region:
- a CDS encoding polysaccharide biosynthesis/export family protein: MSAPERLTLSISFTLTLGLLIPPQAMAQVPTVDVDSPTSVDRLLEDARERLRDRGTILDLDTNPDVNIPPEFDVYRLGAGDSLSVNVPNFPDLNFQALIDLQGNAIAPLIGRVSMKGLTIEEVEEKLRFGFNQFVIEPEVLVTLGNRRPVEAIITGEVVQPGTYPIGAVPLPLVADALTIAGGATQAADLRHIIVRRTLVDGSVLEATVDLLTPLKYGYRARDVRLEDGDVIIVPERDRNDLDYDRQLAATSNLSQQTIDIDIVRNTVNTVSSLTLPNGSTFLDALVAISPNFEETKLRKIGLIRFDRQQGKVVTYTLDGKQALSGDVSQHIELLDNDIIVVDRNLLARLSSTLTRITRPFQDVLTFLLFWRQFRDNITNVFTVDTNLNNNNSPSPSPTPTPTPGTTPSPGTTPSPGATPSPGTTPSPTPAPSAAPAPAPTP, encoded by the coding sequence ATGTCTGCTCCCGAACGCCTAACCCTCTCCATTAGTTTTACCCTTACCCTGGGCTTGCTGATTCCACCTCAGGCAATGGCTCAAGTTCCGACCGTTGATGTGGATAGTCCGACCTCAGTCGATCGCCTGCTCGAAGACGCACGAGAGCGTTTGCGCGATCGCGGGACAATTCTCGATCTCGATACCAATCCCGATGTCAATATTCCGCCAGAATTTGATGTTTATCGTTTGGGAGCTGGAGATTCATTAAGCGTTAACGTACCTAACTTTCCCGATTTAAATTTTCAAGCACTCATTGATTTACAAGGCAATGCGATCGCTCCCTTAATTGGGCGAGTGAGTATGAAAGGATTAACCATAGAAGAAGTCGAAGAAAAATTGCGATTTGGCTTCAATCAATTTGTCATCGAACCGGAAGTATTGGTCACATTAGGCAATCGCCGACCCGTTGAAGCTATTATTACTGGAGAAGTCGTGCAACCGGGAACCTATCCCATCGGAGCCGTTCCTCTTCCCCTCGTTGCCGATGCCTTAACCATTGCTGGAGGAGCAACTCAAGCTGCCGATCTGCGCCATATAATTGTCCGCCGTACCTTAGTGGATGGTTCGGTATTAGAAGCAACCGTAGATTTGTTAACTCCGTTAAAATACGGCTATCGCGCTCGCGACGTGCGCCTTGAAGATGGAGACGTTATTATCGTTCCCGAACGCGATCGCAACGATCTTGACTACGATCGCCAACTGGCTGCCACCTCCAATTTATCGCAACAGACCATCGACATTGATATCGTTCGCAATACCGTCAATACCGTCAGTTCCCTCACTCTGCCCAATGGCAGCACCTTTCTCGATGCTTTAGTCGCCATTAGTCCCAACTTTGAAGAAACCAAATTGCGGAAAATTGGCTTAATCCGCTTCGATCGCCAACAAGGTAAAGTCGTAACTTATACCCTTGATGGCAAACAGGCCTTGTCTGGAGATGTATCGCAACATATCGAACTACTCGACAACGACATTATTGTCGTCGATCGCAACTTACTCGCTCGACTCAGTTCCACCCTCACGCGCATTACTCGACCCTTCCAAGACGTCTTAACCTTCCTTCTGTTCTGGCGACAGTTCCGCGATAACATTACTAATGTTTTTACCGTCGATACAAACCTGAATAACAATAATTCCCCCTCTCCCAGCCCAACGCCAACACCAACTCCAGGAACGACACCAAGCCCCGGAACAACTCCCAGCCCCGGAGCGACACCAAGCCCCGGAACAACTCCCAGTCCAACTCCAGCACCGAGTGCAGCCCCAGCACCCGCACCGACTCCCTAA